A single genomic interval of Lepidochelys kempii isolate rLepKem1 chromosome 13, rLepKem1.hap2, whole genome shotgun sequence harbors:
- the LOC140897219 gene encoding ribonuclease-like, which yields MGSLKGTGPVFLALLVACLLLCASTQGPRYQKFLWQHHDNPRTDVGRDYCGAMMQRRGMAQPCKDINTFIHASRAQLRSVCRDGGTLYQGMRRSKRPLAVTTCELKRTQGARCIYRSHAASRYIVVGCNHGMWPVQYNEKA from the coding sequence ATGGGCTCTCTGAAGGGCACCGGCCCCGTCTTTCTGGCGTTGCTGGTGGCCTGTCTGCTCCTGTGCGCCTCAACCCAGGGCCCGCGCTACCAGAAGTTCCTGTGGCAGCACCATGACAACCCCCGGACTGATGTCGGGCGGGATTACTGCGGGGCCATGATGCAGCGCCGGGGCATGGCCCAGCCCTGCAAAGACATCAACACCTTCATCCACGCTTCCCGGGCCCAGCTCCGGAGCGTGTGCAGGGACGGGGGCACGCTCTACCAGGGCATGCGTCGCAGCAAGAGGCCGCTGGCCGTCACCACTTGCGAGCTGAAGCGGACGCAGGGTGCCCGGTGCATCTACCGCAGCCATGCGGCCTCCAGGTACATTGTCGTTGGCTGCAACCATGGCATGTGGCCAGTGCAATATAACGAGAAAGCGTGA